In a single window of the Anaerocolumna cellulosilytica genome:
- a CDS encoding ABC transporter ATP-binding protein, which translates to MNEVVISVKNLTKTYKIYDKPIDRLKEAISPIKRSYSKEFNALNDVSFDVCKGDILGILGKNGSGKSTLLKIITGVLNATAGDIIKKGKISSILELGAGFNMEYTGIENIFLNGTILGYSDVEIKNKVNDIVNFAAIGDFINQPVKTYSSGMFARLAFSVAINVDPDILIVDEALAVGDLDFQLKCMDKFNELRDLGKTILYVSHDINSIKRYCNRCIWLRDGRLESVGGTVTVCDKYLDYLKRKEIEENSNGYVISSDIGEINNIELLNSKYEKIQSINFGEEINIKLNFSIYKEIKNIVIGIAIMSIDNKYICGLNTLLDNFDVEYKIGMNSIFLHYKNVNLLGGSYYFDAAIYERNAQVPIEYRGKMKEFFVNTPYVGEGIFVLEHNWSMGREV; encoded by the coding sequence ATGAATGAAGTTGTAATTAGTGTCAAAAATCTAACTAAAACGTATAAAATATATGATAAACCTATTGATCGATTGAAAGAAGCGATTTCTCCTATCAAAAGGTCCTATAGCAAAGAGTTTAATGCCTTAAACGATGTATCGTTTGATGTTTGTAAAGGTGATATCTTAGGTATCTTAGGAAAAAATGGGTCCGGAAAATCAACACTATTAAAGATAATAACAGGTGTATTAAACGCTACAGCAGGGGATATAATTAAAAAGGGTAAAATATCCTCCATTCTTGAATTAGGTGCAGGATTTAATATGGAATATACCGGTATAGAAAATATATTTCTTAACGGTACTATATTAGGATATAGTGACGTTGAAATTAAAAATAAAGTCAATGACATAGTTAATTTTGCCGCAATAGGAGACTTTATTAATCAGCCTGTCAAGACATATTCTAGCGGTATGTTTGCACGGCTTGCATTTTCAGTCGCTATAAATGTTGATCCCGATATTTTAATAGTTGATGAGGCATTAGCAGTTGGTGATTTAGATTTCCAACTTAAGTGTATGGACAAGTTCAATGAATTAAGAGATTTAGGAAAAACTATTCTTTATGTATCACATGATATAAATAGTATAAAGAGATATTGTAATAGATGTATATGGTTAAGAGATGGAAGGTTAGAAAGTGTAGGCGGGACAGTAACAGTATGTGATAAATACTTAGATTATCTAAAAAGAAAAGAAATTGAAGAAAATTCGAATGGTTATGTTATATCATCAGATATCGGTGAAATAAATAATATAGAGTTATTAAATAGTAAATACGAAAAAATCCAATCAATTAATTTCGGAGAGGAAATTAATATAAAACTTAATTTCTCTATATACAAGGAAATTAAGAATATTGTTATTGGAATTGCCATTATGTCTATTGATAATAAATATATATGCGGTTTAAATACTTTATTAGACAATTTCGATGTAGAATACAAAATAGGAATGAACTCAATATTTCTGCATTATAAAAACGTAAATTTACTTGGTGGATCATATTACTTTGATGCAGCTATTTATGAAAGAAATGCTCAGGTACCTATAGAGTATAGAGGGAAAATGAAAGAATTTTTTGTTAATACTCCTTATGTGGGCGAGGGAATTTTTGTTTTAGAACATAATTGGAGTATGGGAAGAGAGGTTTAA
- a CDS encoding methyltransferase domain-containing protein, translating into MNKYDEPLDLNSENSLSLIIEQIQPNTSILEFGPAMGRMTKYLSHNLNCDVYIVEIDNEAYDYVMNFAKDGILGDIENYNWFEKFRNLKFDYIIFADVLEHLVQPNKVLAKASELLRHDGRIMVSVPNIAYNAVIIDLINNKFKYRNTGILDSTHLRFFTYESFETFFNDAGLIIEKEKVVHLNLEHSGFNNNYQSIPREQALFLKNREFADAYQYVITVIKESYYNENKDNITIQKAINTGFATMLASLYIDTGSGYNEKEKVQQKYRINKENTFLITFILENYNEINQLRIDLCDDICTLENINVISDDGDLEVIINGMLVDNKYHFVNETARVYVNNPNGNNINKIEISGIINTPEIKDIKVVYNKILNEIKNNNIRLETILLDKQSEILEACKMYEDKMCVINELNHNVRTKQEEINKLNQELKTKQEEINKQSQELKTKQDEINLLNQELIYKQNEVIENVTKIQHRDIEIENNAKAIDEYRLCTELMQNELNLKNNEIESLRMEIDNMVNSLSWRVTKPFRKFRK; encoded by the coding sequence TTGAATAAATATGATGAACCATTAGATTTAAACTCAGAGAATTCCTTATCCTTGATAATTGAACAAATTCAACCTAATACTTCTATTCTTGAATTTGGACCAGCAATGGGGAGAATGACAAAGTACTTAAGCCATAATTTAAATTGTGATGTATATATTGTGGAAATAGATAATGAAGCTTATGATTATGTTATGAATTTTGCCAAAGATGGCATTTTAGGCGATATAGAAAATTACAACTGGTTTGAAAAATTTAGAAATTTAAAGTTCGATTATATTATATTTGCTGATGTGCTTGAACATCTTGTACAGCCTAATAAAGTACTTGCAAAAGCTAGCGAATTATTAAGGCATGATGGAAGAATAATGGTATCAGTACCTAATATAGCCTATAATGCTGTAATTATCGATTTAATTAATAATAAATTTAAATATCGTAATACAGGAATACTTGATAGTACCCACTTAAGATTTTTTACTTACGAATCTTTTGAAACATTCTTTAACGATGCAGGACTAATAATTGAAAAGGAAAAAGTTGTACATTTAAATCTGGAGCACTCAGGATTTAATAATAATTATCAATCAATTCCAAGAGAACAAGCTTTATTCTTAAAAAATAGAGAGTTTGCAGATGCTTATCAGTATGTAATAACAGTTATTAAAGAAAGTTATTATAATGAAAATAAAGATAATATTACGATACAGAAAGCGATAAATACTGGATTTGCAACAATGTTAGCTTCCTTATATATTGATACTGGTTCTGGTTACAATGAAAAGGAAAAAGTCCAACAAAAATACCGAATTAATAAAGAAAATACTTTTTTAATTACATTTATATTAGAAAATTACAATGAAATTAACCAACTTAGGATTGATTTGTGTGACGATATTTGTACATTAGAAAATATTAATGTTATATCTGATGATGGTGATTTAGAAGTAATAATAAACGGTATGTTAGTTGATAATAAATATCATTTTGTAAATGAAACTGCGAGAGTATATGTAAATAATCCTAATGGTAATAATATAAATAAAATAGAAATCTCAGGTATTATTAATACACCTGAGATAAAAGATATAAAAGTTGTTTATAATAAAATATTAAATGAAATAAAAAATAACAATATCCGTTTGGAAACAATCCTTTTAGATAAACAAAGTGAAATCTTAGAAGCTTGTAAAATGTATGAAGATAAGATGTGTGTTATAAATGAACTAAATCACAATGTAAGAACTAAACAAGAAGAAATTAATAAACTAAATCAAGAACTAAAAACTAAGCAAGAAGAAATTAATAAACAAAGTCAAGAGTTAAAAACTAAGCAAGATGAAATTAATTTACTAAATCAAGAATTAATATATAAACAGAATGAAGTAATTGAGAACGTGACAAAAATACAGCATAGAGATATTGAAATAGAAAATAATGCTAAAGCTATAGATGAATACAGATTATGTACTGAACTTATGCAGAATGAATTAAACCTTAAGAATAATGAGATTGAAAGTTTGCGGATGGAAATTGATAATATGGTAAATTCATTAAGCTGGAGAGTTACAAAACCTTTTAGAAAATTTAGGAAATGA
- a CDS encoding glycosyltransferase, which yields MRLISKVRLLLVAYQRTEDKKKIISKVWKTLLKGGISGLKLTIFSVSTRQDKNVNDKMDIYEYQQKEEYPCLNANKNITVIIEVNDINTDITGTINSINSQIYNNYNIIIITPVNYKNVNDVINYSYINYPGEVYNKVIDNINGEYFIVINGSNILHPNALQQFAQKIENISNATVYCDECIFDGRDGKRTKYFIKPDYSPIYQLTSLYIEQGVMFSKEVVKKAGGFNNENICYSARINDTVLKALQYSEYVIHINQILLLRNSFAEEIDKYYNLTVIDNALMRLGHVGNALFNDNNYNYNFSLSYKNPKVSIIIPTDDLKLIHKCITSIISKTDYPIYEIIIVANKSVCEKLEKKYKDFSKLSYVLFHNSFNYAQKCNLGANEAKGDILLFMQDTVVISYNDWLKKIISCFAFEQVGAVSPKVIREDKTIRYAGIISGGFGFFPIPFNGEPNVLIEGVNEPAFFSREVSILSATCIAIRKDLYTRIQGFNEVDTPDKFSNADISFKVQNFGLKCMYCADSIIATENSSWYDSWFNTESKSAYIYLLKNYMYLLENDPYFTNEMKYYMLRNVPHEYSFYSSGKNKDKSGFSILLVSHELSLTGAPIALHYAAKTIRESGNYPVVVSPYDGKLRRELLSDGIDVIIDSTINGSDFWIKWATNFDLIIVSTLVQYHSIVQLKDMKIPVIWWVHESRESYLIGADRLIPNEVGQNIHIYCGGGYAKSVMKEFRPSYRTEELLYCVPDYASEGKKDYKYKLDNIKDKIVFSIIGTIEERKGQDIFSKAVMAMPKEYIEKCRFFIIGRKINDIIYDDVIKLKNMYPDQVTLINEVSRDEIRDVYDQCDVVVCASKDDPMPVFMTECLMLSKIAICSENTGTASLLQDGINGLVYKNNDYKELMNKMIYVIDNNQSLNKLKQEGRNTYEKYFTKEAFDNSITQIINQLLKEEN from the coding sequence ATGAGGTTAATAAGCAAGGTGCGCTTATTACTGGTTGCATATCAAAGGACAGAAGATAAAAAGAAAATAATATCCAAGGTTTGGAAAACGTTGCTTAAAGGCGGAATCTCGGGTTTGAAGCTGACTATTTTTAGTGTTTCTACAAGACAAGATAAGAATGTTAACGATAAAATGGATATTTATGAATACCAGCAGAAAGAAGAATATCCGTGCTTAAACGCGAATAAGAACATTACGGTAATCATAGAAGTTAATGATATAAATACTGACATAACTGGTACAATAAATAGTATAAATAGTCAAATATATAATAATTATAATATTATAATTATAACACCAGTTAATTATAAAAATGTTAATGATGTTATTAACTATAGTTATATTAATTATCCAGGAGAAGTATATAATAAAGTTATTGATAATATAAATGGGGAATATTTCATAGTTATTAATGGGAGTAATATACTTCATCCTAATGCCCTTCAACAATTTGCGCAAAAAATTGAGAATATCTCAAATGCGACTGTTTATTGCGATGAATGTATTTTTGATGGGAGAGATGGTAAAAGAACTAAGTATTTTATTAAACCGGATTACTCCCCTATTTATCAATTAACCAGTCTATATATAGAACAGGGAGTCATGTTTTCGAAAGAGGTAGTAAAAAAGGCCGGTGGTTTCAATAATGAAAATATTTGTTACAGTGCTAGAATAAACGATACGGTGTTAAAAGCCCTACAATATAGTGAGTATGTAATACATATTAACCAGATACTATTACTAAGGAATAGCTTTGCTGAAGAAATTGATAAATACTACAACTTAACAGTAATAGATAATGCACTTATGCGATTAGGTCACGTAGGCAATGCTTTATTCAATGACAATAATTACAATTACAATTTTTCACTAAGTTATAAAAATCCTAAGGTCTCAATAATAATTCCAACCGATGATTTGAAATTAATACATAAATGTATAACATCTATTATATCAAAAACGGATTATCCAATATATGAGATTATAATTGTAGCTAATAAATCTGTATGTGAAAAGCTAGAGAAGAAATACAAAGATTTTTCTAAATTATCATACGTATTATTTCATAATAGCTTTAACTATGCGCAAAAATGCAATTTAGGAGCCAATGAAGCTAAAGGCGATATTTTATTATTTATGCAAGATACAGTGGTAATTAGTTATAACGATTGGCTAAAGAAAATAATATCTTGTTTTGCATTTGAACAAGTAGGAGCAGTATCGCCAAAAGTAATAAGAGAGGATAAAACCATTCGATATGCTGGTATCATTTCGGGGGGATTTGGCTTTTTCCCGATACCTTTTAATGGAGAACCCAATGTCCTCATAGAAGGTGTTAATGAACCAGCATTTTTTAGCAGAGAAGTCTCTATACTTTCCGCAACTTGTATAGCAATTAGAAAAGATTTATATACAAGGATACAAGGATTTAATGAAGTCGATACACCAGACAAGTTTTCTAATGCTGATATATCGTTCAAAGTACAAAATTTTGGTTTAAAATGTATGTACTGTGCTGATAGTATAATTGCTACTGAAAACAGCAGTTGGTATGATAGTTGGTTTAATACTGAAAGTAAATCTGCTTATATTTACTTATTAAAAAATTACATGTATTTATTAGAGAATGATCCTTATTTTACAAATGAAATGAAGTATTATATGCTAAGAAATGTACCTCATGAATATTCTTTTTATAGCAGCGGCAAAAATAAAGACAAATCAGGTTTTTCAATTTTATTAGTTAGTCATGAGTTATCACTTACAGGTGCGCCTATTGCGCTTCATTATGCTGCTAAGACGATTCGGGAATCAGGTAATTATCCTGTAGTTGTTTCGCCCTATGATGGAAAATTGAGGAGAGAATTGTTATCTGACGGAATAGATGTTATAATAGATTCTACAATTAATGGGAGCGATTTTTGGATAAAATGGGCGACTAACTTTGATTTAATCATTGTTAGCACTCTTGTTCAATACCATAGTATTGTCCAACTTAAAGACATGAAAATTCCAGTAATCTGGTGGGTTCATGAATCTAGAGAGAGCTATCTCATAGGTGCTGATAGATTAATACCTAACGAAGTAGGACAAAATATACATATTTATTGTGGGGGCGGATATGCAAAGTCGGTTATGAAAGAATTCAGACCATCTTACCGAACAGAAGAATTATTGTATTGTGTACCGGATTATGCTTCTGAAGGTAAGAAAGATTATAAATATAAACTTGATAATATTAAAGATAAAATAGTATTTTCAATTATAGGAACTATAGAAGAAAGAAAAGGGCAGGATATTTTTTCTAAAGCAGTTATGGCAATGCCTAAAGAATACATCGAAAAATGCAGATTTTTTATTATAGGTCGTAAAATAAATGATATTATCTATGACGATGTAATTAAATTAAAAAACATGTATCCAGATCAAGTGACATTAATAAATGAAGTATCCAGGGATGAAATAAGAGATGTTTATGACCAATGCGATGTTGTTGTTTGTGCTTCTAAAGACGATCCTATGCCCGTTTTTATGACGGAATGCTTAATGCTATCAAAGATTGCAATTTGTTCTGAGAATACTGGAACTGCTTCTTTGCTGCAAGATGGAATAAATGGTCTTGTCTATAAAAATAATGATTATAAAGAACTTATGAATAAAATGATATATGTTATAGATAATAATCAGTCATTGAACAAATTAAAGCAAGAGGGAAGAAACACATACGAAAAATATTTTACAAAAGAGGCTTTTGATAACAGTATTACGCAAATAATTAATCAGCTACTTAAAGAGGAAAATTAG
- a CDS encoding glycosyltransferase family 4 protein: MSDNFEVFKELVTKHNTKINDVICHNFDHISDRYFRAGEDNSLFVLCFKEKYKWIKVIHKVDGNVNGLRLKMYYANTPQLAFNEEQSCELGFMDGEEYTYILKLSNIGNDALRFDFGFKPIDFQLQNFQIAKPNLLEVLKEKFRVLITYLKSMYKFMYNNKIGLSRILRKIRREGFKKAINGAKTMANDAFKEANQDKSKIQVVEPYKVMIKNELLPQRKKVLHFIENFYTGGSSRLIIDIIEHYGHKFEHKIFTMAYRGADEFLNVDVEVIDIDNKKIVNEALNRYSPEIIHIHIWEGEWYHKVFDLLDNNHNYKIIENINTPINPILRGYVNKYIFVSNYVLEQFHDSKDNKSLVIYPGSNFEMFTRKLIGDYLSKNTIGMVYRLGYDKLNQHSIDVFIKTIQKRPQTKAIIVGGGPQYDYYLDKVKKAGVLRNFTFTGYVPYLELPSWYEKFTIFVAPVWKESFGQVSPFAMSMGIPVAGYHIGAINEIVNNDTLLAEPDDSDKLSDILINLLDDYEKCKEIGIYNQERAWSKFGVKTMVDDYDRLYNELTR; encoded by the coding sequence ATGAGTGATAATTTTGAAGTATTTAAAGAATTGGTAACAAAGCATAATACAAAGATAAATGATGTAATATGTCATAACTTTGATCATATTAGCGATAGATATTTTAGAGCAGGTGAAGATAATTCACTCTTTGTTTTGTGTTTTAAAGAGAAATATAAATGGATTAAAGTTATTCATAAAGTTGATGGCAATGTCAATGGCTTGCGATTAAAAATGTATTATGCCAATACTCCTCAATTGGCTTTTAATGAAGAACAATCATGTGAGCTAGGTTTTATGGATGGAGAAGAGTACACATATATATTAAAGCTATCAAACATAGGTAATGATGCTTTACGTTTTGATTTCGGATTTAAACCAATTGATTTCCAATTACAAAATTTTCAGATAGCAAAGCCCAATTTACTTGAGGTTTTAAAAGAAAAATTTCGAGTTTTAATTACTTATTTAAAGTCTATGTATAAATTCATGTATAATAATAAAATCGGGTTATCCAGGATTTTAAGGAAGATTAGAAGAGAAGGCTTTAAGAAAGCTATTAATGGTGCTAAGACCATGGCTAATGATGCATTTAAAGAAGCTAATCAGGATAAATCAAAGATTCAAGTTGTTGAGCCATATAAAGTGATGATTAAGAATGAACTATTACCTCAAAGAAAAAAAGTGTTACATTTTATTGAAAATTTTTATACAGGTGGTTCATCTAGATTAATTATTGATATTATAGAACATTATGGACATAAGTTTGAACACAAAATTTTTACTATGGCGTATCGCGGTGCTGATGAATTTCTTAATGTAGATGTTGAAGTAATTGATATTGATAATAAAAAGATAGTTAATGAAGCCTTAAATAGGTATTCACCGGAGATAATACATATTCATATATGGGAAGGTGAATGGTATCATAAAGTATTTGATTTACTAGATAACAATCATAATTATAAGATAATTGAAAATATAAATACACCTATAAATCCTATATTGAGAGGTTATGTTAATAAATATATATTTGTCAGCAATTATGTTCTTGAACAATTTCATGATAGTAAGGATAATAAAAGTTTGGTTATTTATCCTGGTTCTAATTTCGAAATGTTTACAAGAAAGCTTATAGGCGACTATTTATCGAAAAACACTATAGGAATGGTGTATCGGTTAGGATATGATAAACTAAACCAACACTCTATAGATGTATTCATAAAAACGATACAAAAAAGGCCACAGACAAAAGCGATTATAGTAGGCGGTGGCCCACAATATGATTATTATTTAGATAAAGTAAAAAAAGCGGGAGTATTAAGAAACTTTACTTTTACTGGATATGTACCGTATTTAGAATTACCTTCATGGTATGAAAAATTTACTATTTTCGTTGCACCTGTATGGAAAGAGAGTTTTGGACAAGTCTCCCCTTTTGCCATGAGCATGGGGATACCGGTAGCAGGATATCATATTGGTGCTATCAATGAGATTGTTAATAATGATACTCTACTTGCAGAGCCGGATGATTCTGACAAACTATCCGATATATTAATAAACTTGCTAGATGATTATGAAAAATGCAAGGAAATTGGAATATATAACCAGGAGCGTGCTTGGAGTAAGTTTGGTGTCAAGACAATGGTGGATGATTATGATAGGTTATATAATGAACTAACTAGATAA
- a CDS encoding NAD-dependent epimerase/dehydratase family protein — protein sequence MKTCLVLGAGGFIGKNLCKQLSKKYRIVAYDIFRSSDLEGIDNLEMVKGNYIETQDFTEILTGVDIVFHLISTTIPSEDTDNIEREIIENVVPTVRLLNNMVKCGVKDIIFFSSGGTIYGETGNHINQVSDKLNPICSYGVQKKTIESYLEFFGRCHDINYKIVRISNPYGIGQDPTKPQGVIPIFIYKLLNNEPITVYGDGNNERDYIYMDDLIDALLKVSEYNGEQHIFNVGSGKAHTLHDIIDIIIQKSGMNFTNIIYKDIRKCDVSKTLLDIGETESELNWVPQVDIEMGISKVLDYYSIRNI from the coding sequence ATGAAGACATGTTTAGTATTAGGAGCAGGTGGATTTATAGGGAAAAACCTATGTAAACAACTTTCTAAAAAATATCGAATAGTTGCTTACGATATTTTTAGAAGCAGTGATTTGGAAGGTATTGATAATCTGGAAATGGTAAAAGGCAATTATATAGAAACACAGGATTTCACTGAAATATTAACTGGTGTAGATATAGTATTTCATCTTATTAGTACCACAATACCATCTGAGGACACAGATAATATTGAACGCGAAATTATAGAAAATGTTGTGCCAACAGTACGTCTCCTGAATAACATGGTAAAATGTGGAGTAAAAGATATAATTTTTTTCTCTTCAGGAGGGACAATTTATGGTGAAACTGGTAATCATATTAATCAAGTATCTGATAAGTTGAATCCTATATGTAGTTATGGTGTGCAAAAAAAGACTATAGAAAGTTATCTTGAGTTTTTTGGGAGATGTCATGATATTAATTATAAAATCGTGAGAATATCTAATCCGTATGGTATCGGACAAGATCCTACGAAACCTCAGGGAGTTATTCCTATTTTCATTTATAAACTACTAAATAATGAACCAATTACTGTATATGGTGATGGAAATAATGAAAGAGATTACATATATATGGATGATTTAATTGATGCTTTACTAAAAGTTAGTGAATATAATGGAGAACAACATATTTTTAATGTTGGTTCAGGAAAAGCACATACACTACATGATATTATTGATATTATTATACAAAAATCCGGTATGAATTTTACCAATATTATATATAAGGATATCCGTAAATGTGATGTCTCAAAAACTTTGCTAGATATAGGAGAAACGGAAAGTGAACTGAATTGGGTTCCACAGGTGGATATTGAAATGGGAATATCAAAAGTTTTAGATTATTATAGTATTCGTAATATTTAA
- a CDS encoding MBOAT family O-acyltransferase yields the protein MVFSSNIFLFIFLPLTLCGYYLLNQKFRNSFLLLASLFFYFWGDPKFILIMIVSIVLNYIFGLLIYYSQHKRINNKIKKLILFLAIISNLGLLFYFKYLDFSIELLNQLFNMNISLKNIALPIGISFFTFQGMTYIIDLYWEKVTVQKNPLKIALYISLFPQLIAGPIVRYQDVNEQIDNRKVSIEKFSEGIKRFVLGLGKKTIIANTVAFVADNIFNQPYNENTLVTAWVGALCYALQIYFDFSGYSDMAIGLGKMFGFDFLENFSYPYISKSITDFWRRWHISLSTFFRDYLYIPLGGNRKGNVYVNLFIVFFMTGLWHGASLNFIVWGLWHGIFMLLERITRNSSLLKFKIPIIIKHTYTLLIVIIGWVFFRAETLEYALAYLGVMFGIVKPVNIGYDVMYYLDNFAIFIIIIAIIAATGVLSYLANKIEKKHSNQPLFNCVKLVYISLLMVICVIFVMASTYNPFIYFRF from the coding sequence ATGGTTTTTAGTTCAAATATTTTCCTTTTTATATTTTTGCCACTAACTTTATGCGGGTATTATTTACTCAATCAAAAGTTTAGGAATAGCTTCTTATTGTTAGCTAGTTTATTTTTTTATTTTTGGGGTGACCCCAAATTTATTTTAATTATGATAGTATCCATTGTATTAAATTATATTTTTGGATTACTCATTTATTACTCGCAACATAAAAGAATAAACAATAAAATTAAAAAATTAATTTTGTTCTTAGCGATCATAAGTAATCTTGGCTTGCTATTTTATTTTAAATATTTAGATTTTTCCATTGAACTTTTAAATCAGTTATTTAATATGAATATTTCCCTAAAAAACATTGCTTTACCAATAGGAATTTCTTTTTTTACATTTCAAGGTATGACATATATTATTGATTTATATTGGGAGAAAGTAACTGTTCAGAAGAATCCATTAAAAATTGCTTTATATATATCGCTATTTCCACAATTGATTGCTGGACCAATAGTAAGATATCAGGATGTAAATGAACAAATAGATAATAGGAAAGTTAGTATTGAAAAATTTTCAGAAGGAATCAAAAGATTTGTATTAGGACTTGGTAAGAAAACTATTATAGCTAACACTGTTGCATTTGTAGCAGATAATATCTTTAATCAGCCGTACAATGAGAATACGTTGGTTACTGCTTGGGTTGGGGCTTTATGCTATGCACTTCAGATTTATTTTGATTTTAGTGGCTATAGCGATATGGCGATTGGTCTGGGTAAAATGTTTGGTTTTGATTTTCTAGAGAATTTTAGTTATCCTTACATATCTAAAAGCATTACAGATTTTTGGCGTCGTTGGCATATTTCATTATCTACTTTTTTTAGAGATTACTTGTATATACCATTAGGCGGTAACCGCAAAGGGAACGTATATGTCAACTTATTTATTGTATTTTTCATGACAGGTTTATGGCATGGTGCCTCTCTTAACTTTATAGTATGGGGATTATGGCATGGAATTTTTATGTTATTGGAAAGAATAACAAGAAATTCATCTCTGTTAAAGTTTAAAATTCCAATTATAATTAAACACACTTATACATTACTAATAGTTATAATAGGGTGGGTATTTTTCAGAGCAGAAACATTGGAGTATGCTCTTGCCTATTTAGGGGTAATGTTTGGTATAGTAAAACCAGTGAATATAGGATATGACGTAATGTATTATCTAGATAATTTTGCTATATTTATTATTATAATTGCAATAATTGCGGCTACAGGTGTATTATCATATTTAGCCAATAAAATAGAAAAAAAGCATTCCAATCAACCTCTATTTAATTGTGTAAAGTTAGTATATATATCTTTACTTATGGTTATTTGTGTAATATTTGTTATGGCATCAACTTATAATCCATTTATATATTTTAGGTTTTAA